The following coding sequences lie in one Spinacia oleracea cultivar Varoflay chromosome 1, BTI_SOV_V1, whole genome shotgun sequence genomic window:
- the LOC110780237 gene encoding uncharacterized protein, whose protein sequence is MVSEVVSRHGISGKEWVKLVRYWYSDKGKKLSECGKEARASQTQFHRSGSNSYANQQADYEDEHGVKMSLLALWIKTHSGKDGTFLPNTLTEDFVDDAKAKVESLKIVDPSKSQQELENEAFEDTMHGGKIPERPVGYGLGV, encoded by the exons ATGGTCAGTGAAGTAGTGTCGCGACATGGAATTAGCGGTAAAGAGTGGGTAAAGTTGGTTAGATATTGGTATTCAGATAAAGGGAAA AAATTGTCAGAATGTGGAAAAGAAGCACGAGCCTCCCAAACTCAATTTCACAGATCTGGTTCTAATAGCTATGCGAACCAACAAGCTGATTAT GAAGACGAGCATGGAGTAAAAATGAGCTTATTAGCCCTTTGGATAAAGACTCATTCGGGCAAGGACGGAACCTTTCTTCCAAACACACTCACTGAAGATTTTGTT GATGATGCAAAGGCCAAGGTTGAATCGCTGAAGATTGTAGATCCttctaagtctcaacaagaaCTCGAAAATGAAGCCTTTGAGGACACTATGCATGGTGGAAAGATACCAGAACGTCCTGTAGGTTACGGACTTGGAGTTTGA
- the LOC110780236 gene encoding uncharacterized protein codes for MTYRKRVRATAETDATGSASKSLPSRTSSLSEAASQPTKKHATQSQPSQVPKSVIFGPFSPPGTTTSMVAPPCSSTAKSVQQTIRKTPPTGSASNSLEASTKNKIPPKITSKISIQPNIPPSKPLKYPSTSSGQIPPNMPPHVPPSSHTKTSARDSQSQQKSVQEPKENSTKSKSLREYPDWRENVDFDDKEEVMTIDAKGNIGVASGPIQAIDVWSNNGVRYYVEFNDLCQPLRKGGQILVKFIGSLAKMEPYCPVGETDWKDVDGALKGKLIDEIKFNLKSNMPLIPGVC; via the exons ATGACTTATCGCAAGAGGGTTCGAGCTACTGCTGAAACAGATGCTACTGGATCGGCATCAAAGTCGCTACCTTCACGTACCTCATCTTTGAGTGAAGCTGCATCACAACCAACAAAAAAGCATGCTACTCAATCACAACCATCTCAGGTTCCTAAGTCTGTTATATTTGGACCATTCTCTCCACCGGGTACAACTACATCGATGGTTGCACCTCCATGTTCGAGTACTGCAAAAAGTGTGCAGCAAACTATAAGGAAAACACCACCTACTGGATCAGCATCAAATTCACTCGAGGCatcaactaaaaataaaattccaCCTAAGATTACTTCCAAGATTTCAATTCAACCTAATATCCCACCTTCAAAACCACTTAAATACCCTTCTACTTCCTCCGGTCAGATCCCACCTAATATGCCACCTCATGTGCCGCCTTCTAGTCATACTAAAACATCAGCAAGAGATTCTCAATCACAACAAAAAAGTGTTCAAGAACCAAAGGAGAACTCAACAAAATCGAAGTCCTTACGGGAATATCCGGATTGGCGCGAAAATGTAGATTTTGATGACAAGGAAGAGGTTATGACCATTG ATGCTAAGGGTAATATTGGAGTGGCGAGTGGTCCTATTCAGGCAATCGATGTCTGGAGTAACAACGGCGTCAGGTACTATGTTGAATTCAATGACTTATGTCAACCGCTTAGGAAAGGTGGACAGATCCTGGTCAAATTCATTGGTAGCCTTGCAAAGATGGAGCCTTACTGTCCAGTTGGAGAAACGGATTGGAAAGATGTCGATGGGGCTTTAAAAGGAAAATTGATAGACGAGATAAAA TTTAATCTGAAATCTAATATGCCTTTGATACCTGGTGTTTGTTAG